A stretch of Arachis hypogaea cultivar Tifrunner chromosome 15, arahy.Tifrunner.gnm2.J5K5, whole genome shotgun sequence DNA encodes these proteins:
- the LOC112751160 gene encoding nudix hydrolase 20, chloroplastic has product MGWCLCKCRPLSTFSSLLYSSKPSLPFPSTFLPSSSIKSSFFSCSISSSSALATGTFTWEDVFRVSQSTEEEEEEDNNSSYLHGYFHKVQLCNRGSGKQSEFLPFVIEGQTVGFVHAGFVENFKSFSDVFVYIKDNSNGGSVGECVSLHPMLKTAEERTSAVTYVIKCLGEKHIPGIRNELYPVVSSFGSPVLFSLERAAAPYFGIKAYGIHMNGYVEIDGQKHLWVGKRSNTKQTYPGMLDHLVAGGLPHGINCKENVAKECEEEAGIPRSISIRAKPVSAVSYMDIDGYRYKRDVLFCYDLKLPENFIPKNEDGEVESFKLIPIRQVAEVIRKTQFFKPNCSLVIIDFLFRHGYISPENFGYLDLLRSLRIGECS; this is encoded by the exons ATGGGTTGGTGCTTATGTAAGTGTCGACCCTTGTCAACGTTTTCTTCACTCTTGTACTCCTCAAAACCCTCTCTCCCCTTTCCCTCCACTTTCCTTCCTTCTTCTTCCATCAaatccagcttcttttcttgttcaatttcttcttcttctgcgttAGCCACTGGAACCTTCACTTGGGAAGATGTGTTTCGCGTATCTCAAtctacagaagaagaagaagaagaagacaacaaCTCTTCCTATCTCCATGGCTACTTCCACAAAGTCCAATTGTGCAATCGTGGCTCT GGGAAACAATCCGAGTTCCTTCCATTTGTCATTGAGGGTCAAACTGTTGGATTCGTTCACGCTGG GTTTGTTGAGAATTTCAAGAGCTTTAGCGACGTGTTCGTTTATATCAAAGATAACTCCAATGGAGGCTCCGTTGGTGAATGTGTTTCCTTGCATCCAATGCTGAAGACGGCCGAGGAAAGAACCAGTGCGGTCACATATGTAATAAAGTGTTTGGGTGAGAAGCATATTCCAGGTATACGGAATGAG CTCTACCCTGTGGTATCATCTTTTGGCTCACCTGTTCTCTTTTCATTAGAACGTGCTGCAGCTCCGTATTTTGGCATAAAG GCTTATGGAATCCATATGAATGGCTATGTTGAGATTGATGGGCAGAAGCACCTGTGGGTAGGGAAGAGAAGTAACACAAAACAAACATATCCCGGAATGCTCGATCACCTAGTTGCTGGAGGACTG CCGCATGGAATCAATTGTAAGGAGAATGTTGCGAAGGAATGCGAGGAGGAAGCAGGAATACCCAGGTCCATCTCTATCAG GGCTAAACCTGTCAGTGCTGTTTCATATATGGACATAGATGGGTACAGATACAAGAGGGATGTTCTATTCTGTTATGATCTGAAGCTTCCTGAAAATTTCATACCGAAAAATGAAG ATGGAGAGGTGGAGAGCTTCAAGTTGATACCAATTAGGCAAGTTGCAGAAGTTATAAGGAAGACACAATTTTTCAAGCCGAATTGCTCTCTTGTAATCATCGATTTCCTGTTCCGACACGG GTACATCAGTCCTGAAAATTTTGGATACTTGGATCTCCTAAGAAGCTTAAGAATAGGAGAGTGCTCCTAA